Proteins found in one Deltaproteobacteria bacterium IMCC39524 genomic segment:
- a CDS encoding PA2779 family protein has product MLKKLMRPVSLLLVVSFCLLNFNVPNAQAKMVGTDAMIAEQQALDQQAQVADFMAREDVKQIMTEYGVDPVEAQQRVDSLSDEELASLASSIDQLPAGAGGVGAVVGAVVLIFLVLLITDLVGLTHVFPFVNHSR; this is encoded by the coding sequence ATGCTAAAGAAACTCATGCGTCCGGTAAGTCTTCTTTTGGTTGTTTCATTCTGTTTACTTAACTTTAATGTCCCCAATGCACAGGCGAAGATGGTCGGTACGGATGCCATGATCGCAGAGCAGCAGGCATTAGACCAACAGGCTCAGGTTGCTGACTTCATGGCACGAGAAGATGTAAAGCAGATAATGACTGAGTATGGGGTTGATCCTGTCGAAGCCCAACAGAGGGTTGACAGCCTTTCGGATGAAGAATTAGCTAGCCTGGCTAGTTCCATAGATCAATTGCCTGCTGGTGCCGGTGGTGTTGGCGCAGTCGTCGGTGCGGTAGTATTAATCTTCCTGGTCTTACTTATTACTGACCTTGTCGGTTTAACACATGTTTTTCCTTTCGTTAACCACTCACGGTAA
- a CDS encoding glucosaminidase domain-containing protein has product MKVSTVRLTVTIFVVIGLLGFQIACDSAEQKVAPPSGVSSDRPFERFEFDSGAQLEQLINDLNYTPETWQAGIREVPRLYITNIPPRWRDKTSKELDVLTKKRVFFRLLGPLVLHSNELIQADRDRVLLIIKALQGGDEVSSEDQTFLRETAAAYKVIEGDADFADRVLQDKLLRRVDTLPPSLVLAQAAEESGWGTSRFAAAGNALFGMWTWDDKGVTPLQQRSELGNYKIASYDTPLESVVAYMHNLNTHQAYKGLRARRAELRKTGKKVTGWELANTLTKYSERGQAYVDSLHSLMNVNKLQPTDDAYLGDGPTILLIPVGEGAN; this is encoded by the coding sequence ATGAAGGTCTCAACAGTGCGTTTGACGGTGACAATATTCGTAGTGATCGGCCTCCTTGGATTCCAGATTGCCTGCGATAGCGCAGAACAGAAGGTCGCTCCTCCTTCCGGAGTCTCCTCAGATCGCCCGTTTGAGCGCTTCGAGTTCGATTCTGGAGCGCAGCTTGAACAGCTCATTAATGACCTCAACTACACGCCGGAGACGTGGCAAGCGGGCATTCGTGAAGTGCCCAGACTATACATCACCAACATCCCCCCTCGCTGGCGTGACAAGACCTCCAAAGAGCTTGACGTGTTGACCAAGAAACGAGTATTTTTCCGGCTTCTCGGGCCCCTGGTTTTGCACTCCAATGAACTCATTCAGGCCGACCGGGACCGTGTCCTGTTAATCATCAAAGCGCTACAAGGAGGTGATGAGGTCAGCTCCGAGGATCAGACCTTCTTGCGCGAGACAGCGGCTGCCTACAAAGTGATCGAGGGCGACGCTGATTTTGCTGATCGCGTATTACAAGACAAGCTACTTCGTCGTGTCGACACATTACCACCGTCTCTAGTGCTAGCCCAGGCTGCAGAAGAGAGCGGCTGGGGCACCTCCCGTTTCGCAGCTGCGGGGAATGCATTGTTTGGTATGTGGACCTGGGATGATAAGGGCGTCACGCCCTTACAGCAGCGTTCTGAACTCGGAAACTACAAGATCGCCTCATATGATACACCGCTGGAGTCAGTTGTCGCCTACATGCATAACTTAAACACTCACCAAGCCTATAAAGGGCTGCGGGCACGGCGAGCTGAGCTTCGTAAAACGGGAAAAAAAGTGACTGGATGGGAGCTTGCAAACACGCTAACTAAATACTCCGAACGTGGCCAGGCATATGTCGACTCACTTCACTCACTGATGAATGTGAATAAGCTTCAGCCAACGGATGATGCCTACCTCGGCGACGGGCCGACGATTCTTCTCATCCCTGTCGGGGAAGGTGCCAATTAA
- a CDS encoding LapA family protein, whose translation MKVKLVISIILISIMVLFVYLNTGLVSINYLAGSVDVSLALLVLFAFSAGLAIGWLLNSYLRFSRNRKKSKEEASQQAEQPITERESATSTSGEIKSDAQQD comes from the coding sequence ATGAAAGTCAAACTTGTCATCAGTATCATTCTTATCTCTATTATGGTTCTTTTTGTTTATCTGAATACTGGTCTGGTCTCGATAAATTACCTGGCAGGGTCGGTTGATGTCTCTCTCGCTCTCCTGGTTCTTTTTGCTTTTTCTGCAGGTCTAGCCATCGGCTGGCTGCTGAATAGTTACCTGCGTTTTTCCCGCAATCGCAAGAAATCGAAAGAAGAGGCCAGTCAACAAGCTGAACAGCCCATAACTGAGAGAGAGTCAGCAACATCCACCTCTGGAGAAATAAAATCAGATGCGCAGCAAGATTAA
- a CDS encoding PaaI family thioesterase: MNHKIVHSQNISKNCLVCGVDNAFGLKTRFYETEGNELIAVFTPLNEHQSYPNVMHGGISATILDEVIGRAIMMTTDSNTFGVTVNLNVRYKKPVPLGSELKAVSRISKDRGRIFEGTGELYLPDGEIAVEAEGKYMKRRLDQITTEDFTANEWFVAEGDLPEEITF; the protein is encoded by the coding sequence ATGAACCACAAAATTGTACATAGCCAGAATATATCCAAGAATTGCCTCGTCTGCGGCGTTGATAATGCTTTTGGCCTTAAAACCCGCTTTTACGAGACAGAGGGCAATGAGCTCATCGCCGTGTTTACCCCGCTCAATGAGCATCAGAGCTATCCCAATGTGATGCATGGTGGTATCTCTGCGACAATCCTCGATGAAGTTATCGGCCGTGCAATCATGATGACAACAGACAGCAACACTTTTGGTGTGACTGTCAATCTCAACGTTCGCTATAAAAAACCGGTTCCTCTTGGTTCAGAGTTGAAGGCGGTCAGCCGCATTAGCAAGGATCGTGGGCGTATTTTTGAGGGGACGGGAGAGCTTTACCTGCCTGATGGTGAGATCGCGGTGGAGGCAGAAGGCAAGTATATGAAGCGCCGTCTCGATCAAATTACGACAGAAGATTTTACTGCTAACGAGTGGTTTGTCGCAGAGGGTGATTTGCCGGAAGAGATAACTTTTTGA
- a CDS encoding autotransporter assembly complex protein TamA, with protein sequence MRLPQINETYTSLSSLSLRWSCLLILLFITTMLFVSPVFAAPASVEIQVVGVKGALKDNVVAALALPSGIVRGGKVYQRWLLRFVDQVPELVETALQPFGYYHSDIKVELKEQGDSYLVNVEIKTTAPVRVRSLDLWLVGAGVEEKELQKEKRLFPQQSGDVLHHETYEDGKKALRQKAIDLGYLKATYKKSRVTVHAEEGAADIEMTLDTGPLYKFGPVTIEGGLDRFDEDFLRRFLSFKTGDTFSHKELHRTRLNFYQSSRFKEVAMEPLLNQVEDLAVPIHVTLVTGKQQHWRTGIGYGTNTGARVSLNYENTQVSELPHVYNFDVLASEKGQSLETRYTIPLSGHVENKLIGKLGYIREDLSAYETEIYYAEMEVKHGFDNDKIGSAFLRYSFEESDVGTDDNQSKLLIPGLRFSHRSYDDLINPKKGYQLRYEARGSYDGPLSDITFGQVIAAGSFMWPLGKRLTLHSRAEAATTFYKDDFTELPASLRFFVGGNNSVRGYNYKSRGPEDENGDVIGGDSLLVGSLECEYALTDDWGLAVFYDVGSAFDVSDKDPEFVSGAGVGVRRYTLIGPIKIDLATRVSESGNKVTLHLSVGFDI encoded by the coding sequence ATGCGTTTGCCGCAAATTAACGAGACATATACCTCCCTCTCTTCGTTGTCACTGAGGTGGAGTTGTCTTCTGATTTTACTCTTTATCACGACAATGCTTTTTGTCTCGCCGGTTTTCGCTGCGCCAGCAAGCGTAGAAATCCAGGTCGTTGGTGTAAAAGGAGCACTGAAGGATAACGTTGTTGCCGCTCTAGCCCTTCCTTCAGGAATCGTGCGTGGGGGAAAAGTCTATCAGCGTTGGCTCCTTCGTTTTGTTGATCAGGTTCCTGAGCTGGTTGAAACAGCACTTCAGCCTTTCGGTTATTACCACAGCGACATCAAAGTCGAGTTGAAGGAGCAGGGTGACTCTTACCTTGTCAATGTGGAGATAAAAACAACAGCGCCCGTAAGAGTTCGATCCCTTGACCTGTGGTTGGTTGGCGCTGGAGTCGAGGAGAAGGAACTGCAGAAAGAAAAGCGTTTATTTCCTCAGCAGTCGGGAGACGTCTTACACCATGAAACTTATGAAGACGGTAAAAAAGCCCTCCGCCAGAAAGCGATCGACCTGGGCTACCTGAAAGCAACCTACAAAAAGAGCCGGGTTACTGTGCATGCCGAAGAAGGGGCCGCCGATATTGAGATGACCCTCGACACCGGGCCGCTCTATAAGTTCGGTCCAGTCACCATTGAAGGCGGCCTTGATCGTTTCGATGAAGACTTTCTGCGTCGCTTTCTCTCCTTCAAAACGGGTGATACCTTCTCACATAAGGAGCTGCATCGCACCCGTCTCAACTTCTACCAGTCCAGTCGTTTTAAAGAAGTCGCCATGGAACCACTGCTCAATCAGGTCGAAGACCTCGCGGTCCCTATCCATGTGACCTTGGTTACTGGCAAACAACAGCATTGGCGCACGGGCATTGGTTACGGAACCAACACTGGCGCCCGGGTTTCACTCAACTATGAAAACACCCAGGTGAGTGAGTTGCCTCATGTCTATAACTTCGACGTCCTTGCCTCGGAAAAAGGCCAGTCTCTTGAGACCCGCTATACAATCCCTCTCTCCGGACATGTCGAGAACAAGTTGATAGGCAAGTTGGGCTATATCCGCGAAGATCTAAGCGCCTACGAAACAGAGATTTACTACGCTGAGATGGAGGTGAAACACGGCTTTGATAATGACAAAATCGGCTCTGCTTTTCTGCGCTACTCATTTGAGGAGAGTGATGTCGGCACCGATGACAATCAATCAAAGCTACTGATCCCTGGCCTGCGCTTTTCCCATCGTTCTTACGATGATCTGATCAATCCCAAGAAGGGTTACCAGCTTCGATACGAAGCACGCGGCAGTTACGATGGGCCTCTGTCTGATATAACCTTTGGCCAGGTGATCGCTGCCGGCAGCTTTATGTGGCCTCTCGGTAAACGATTGACCCTGCATAGCCGTGCAGAAGCAGCGACCACCTTCTATAAAGATGATTTCACCGAGCTTCCAGCGTCCCTGCGTTTCTTTGTCGGCGGCAATAACAGTGTTCGTGGCTATAATTATAAGTCTCGTGGTCCGGAAGATGAAAATGGAGATGTTATCGGTGGGGACTCGCTTCTGGTCGGAAGCCTGGAGTGCGAGTATGCTTTGACTGATGATTGGGGACTGGCGGTTTTCTATGATGTCGGCAGCGCTTTTGATGTCAGCGATAAAGATCCTGAGTTTGTCAGCGGCGCGGGGGTCGGTGTGCGTCGTTACACTTTGATCGGTCCGATCAAAATTGACCTGGCAACGCGCGTCAGTGAGTCCGGGAACAAAGTGACCCTCCATCTGAGTGTAGGTTTCGATATATGA
- a CDS encoding peptidoglycan-binding domain-containing protein, which translates to MMKRTIYTTAMVSIAGLLLAGLAMGSGMDAKDAGSSAVEGHMEGTAMEATTQEMAAQPLNVDQVRELQKLLNDQGYIVGEPDGMIGSSTTEAIRQFQIDNQLTSSGTPDPETLRLLSPDVEKQEFFGLAPEYGEQEGMMEEAPKKLDY; encoded by the coding sequence ATGATGAAACGAACTATCTACACCACAGCCATGGTCTCCATTGCGGGCCTGCTGCTTGCGGGTTTGGCTATGGGCAGCGGAATGGACGCAAAAGATGCCGGGAGTTCGGCTGTCGAGGGCCACATGGAAGGCACGGCCATGGAGGCGACAACCCAAGAAATGGCTGCTCAACCCCTTAATGTGGATCAGGTTAGAGAGTTACAGAAGTTACTCAATGACCAGGGTTACATCGTCGGAGAACCTGACGGCATGATCGGGTCGAGTACCACCGAAGCGATCCGGCAGTTCCAGATCGATAACCAGCTGACCAGCAGCGGGACTCCTGATCCTGAAACGCTGCGGCTCCTGTCACCAGACGTCGAGAAGCAAGAGTTCTTCGGTCTTGCACCTGAATATGGTGAGCAGGAAGGGATGATGGAAGAGGCGCCCAAGAAGTTGGATTACTAA
- a CDS encoding response regulator, which yields MKKNILVADDEECIRFTFSEFLQGEGYHVETADSLTSCIKQMQQESFDLLFLDIGFGTENGIEAILSLKVLQPDCRIVIITGSPRLKSLVEAKRHGAIDYLVKPVHQASLIYNTKKVLAC from the coding sequence ATGAAAAAAAATATCCTGGTTGCTGATGACGAAGAATGTATTCGATTCACCTTCTCTGAGTTTTTACAAGGAGAGGGGTATCACGTTGAAACAGCAGACTCATTAACCTCTTGTATCAAGCAAATGCAGCAAGAGTCTTTTGATTTACTTTTCCTGGACATAGGATTTGGCACTGAGAATGGTATTGAAGCAATTCTGAGCCTCAAAGTTCTTCAGCCAGATTGCAGAATTGTAATCATCACAGGCAGTCCTCGCCTGAAGTCACTGGTTGAGGCGAAGAGACACGGTGCCATTGACTACCTTGTTAAACCCGTCCACCAAGCAAGCCTGATATACAATACGAAGAAGGTTCTGGCCTGCTAA
- a CDS encoding PA2778 family cysteine peptidase, with amino-acid sequence MVEDVPFFAQDDLQCGPAALAMVLNWSGVTVKPSELSSEVYTPGLKGSLQNSLIGSARRHGRVAYPIEGIDALITEISAGHPVIVLVNLGLSWYPQWHYAVVIGYDQEKEEVLLHSGPTAREVISFWTFNNIWKRSDYWGLLVQPPTRLPAIAEEDKWLSAVSGLEKAGQWQTAATGYMTALERWNKSFIAWMGLGNSKYNLHEFDSSANAFYQAIQLQPENGLAYNNLAYVLAEQGKRNEALSAAQRAVDLSGPFQDTFRQTLDEIEGMKTKKEE; translated from the coding sequence ATGGTTGAAGATGTGCCTTTTTTTGCTCAGGATGATTTGCAGTGCGGTCCGGCAGCTCTTGCGATGGTTTTAAACTGGAGCGGGGTTACTGTTAAGCCATCCGAGCTATCTTCCGAGGTCTATACTCCCGGTCTCAAAGGCAGCCTACAGAACTCCCTGATTGGATCAGCCCGCAGGCATGGTCGGGTTGCATACCCCATTGAAGGCATTGACGCACTGATAACCGAGATATCGGCCGGCCATCCAGTTATTGTTCTGGTCAATCTCGGTTTATCCTGGTATCCACAATGGCACTATGCCGTTGTCATTGGCTATGATCAAGAGAAGGAAGAGGTTCTGCTCCATTCAGGTCCTACGGCCAGGGAAGTCATTAGTTTTTGGACCTTCAATAATATCTGGAAGCGTAGTGACTACTGGGGGCTTTTGGTCCAACCTCCAACCCGACTACCAGCGATTGCCGAAGAAGATAAGTGGCTTAGTGCCGTCTCGGGGTTAGAGAAGGCAGGGCAGTGGCAGACTGCCGCAACCGGTTATATGACAGCTTTGGAAAGATGGAATAAAAGTTTCATCGCCTGGATGGGCCTTGGTAATAGCAAATACAATTTGCATGAATTCGACTCCTCTGCGAATGCTTTCTATCAAGCGATACAGCTTCAACCTGAAAATGGTTTAGCCTATAACAATTTAGCTTATGTCTTGGCGGAACAGGGTAAACGGAATGAAGCCTTGAGCGCTGCACAGCGTGCTGTAGATCTTAGTGGCCCATTTCAAGATACATTTCGCCAAACATTAGATGAAATCGAGGGGATGAAAACGAAAAAAGAGGAATAG
- a CDS encoding cytochrome c gives MDRLFLLSIVLCSGLVVLISCAPKPSNDIIAPNQKTKNGISLYEEYCASCHRLFAKTTKPQRRIGRLRSSIEHFPAMNNLDFLSDVQLEAIASALATISTEYASNKNKR, from the coding sequence GTGGATCGTTTATTTCTTTTGAGTATCGTTCTTTGTAGCGGATTGGTAGTACTTATTTCATGTGCCCCCAAACCCTCCAACGACATCATTGCACCTAATCAAAAAACTAAAAATGGCATATCTCTTTATGAAGAGTATTGCGCCAGTTGTCACAGACTCTTCGCCAAAACGACCAAACCACAACGTCGCATTGGTCGTCTGCGTTCATCAATTGAGCACTTTCCCGCCATGAATAATCTGGATTTTCTGAGTGATGTGCAACTTGAGGCCATTGCCTCTGCATTAGCTACGATCTCTACAGAATATGCGTCCAATAAAAACAAACGCTAG
- a CDS encoding PilZ domain-containing protein, with the protein MSTDKTRKFERYKIKEGACMLQMLGTKKTFSAQIIDISEGGVRLELNIHPKELDLCSEKSLLKVLGYSVEAIPFPLTKEVVKPVWQKDQVMGCSFVSTPS; encoded by the coding sequence ATGAGTACCGACAAGACCCGAAAGTTTGAAAGGTACAAAATCAAAGAAGGTGCTTGCATGCTTCAAATGCTAGGCACCAAAAAGACTTTTAGTGCGCAGATTATTGATATAAGCGAAGGTGGGGTTCGGCTCGAACTGAACATTCATCCCAAAGAACTCGATCTCTGTTCTGAGAAGAGTCTACTCAAAGTCCTCGGTTACTCTGTAGAGGCTATCCCATTTCCCCTCACCAAGGAAGTCGTCAAACCGGTTTGGCAAAAAGATCAGGTTATGGGTTGCTCTTTTGTGTCTACCCCGTCTTAG
- a CDS encoding translocation/assembly module TamB domain-containing protein, whose protein sequence is MRRWILAISVLSLFSGLALTAFTGWLLSTTAGAVWLLDTVASAAGAEVTSDRVEGRLADELMIDTLVFAWPDTQIEVHKIKLDWDPLSVLGTSLQIHLLEVDHFIIRDSSPENIADSKDQGSEGEQSAIDFSVDDLRFLPAWLVLEIEELRFENFILEDSTGAVTIFDSISGAFVASRQQIVSSAFSYLSPFVDFKGHFDWDLETPHLEMIADVHLPAELVDHQMFKDIDVPVDFPGVLSLDGDWNDFSGPVSFGTETEDFSKVWLAADAQGSWQGINFDNLHGHYLGGQLAGELDLWWIDSYRIHGKILGTGLNPGIFLNDLQGLATLDIAGELFVPYDETPLTASISAKVVNGQLRGTNVSGGLALDWQHGDLYEIAIDLSSEDSRLFMQGKPAERLDIDASTNDLSSIYAGLTGSLNSSGWLRWSEGYLTGELSGAGSDIAWHEASLESFTYQGRHLAKQSPIELVIDGEDLHHEFMQVEQLHAEVSGSLQAHDLLLAINDQTARLKANLTGKYLDEAWRGQLLTLTGESSRLGSWSLKEPSNLAWSDESFTLENFVLEGSSGGSLALAITDLGASRDSSLSLDWSDVRHDWLEYLYPPFPVSGKSSGQFVMKTVDQKPVSLMAQLSGNLSLQNDYSPLEIPSVTLNLEWIDTGLGLYLLAKTEAGEHIELNVASTQPPSLEELPEQLSLAMNWQDIDLNRLSPLREGLQVQGSSLGRADFEILDGALQQAKADFTAEANMQLGTKVFGFSALNAALFWEENNFHSEAQVKGVHDGLLSVKMTSSADPAYRWPVSGDVELSLDNFDLRSLTPFLTDKVDLVGLIRGSSSGYWRENGDIAFRGEFGAVDDTIAWKLQDGQVAGAFQGAEVDWNWQGSHLEGQLALQLESGGDLHGRWQLPFSAHWPFDFKTDGPITADLKGGAQLSEIIPFFASGVLQDVRGEVTSDLRISGSLTSPQFSGTLEVSDAGAYLPFTGATIDDLLLHISLQDDEIHLDKLLLKAGEGELLGSGLVKFDQWKLKDYSFEVSGERLHLYNFPELQLFASPDLRFSGDLSRSEVKGSILIPEMNLIDKSTGEHSVPSDDVVISGQETDERKKLQFDTDIQVIVELGENVKVKTEGVETRLEGGVTITRDEKRHLAGWGEIRLVGGTYKAYGTSLAIKQGVMSYSGDPLVNPKLRVFAARDVGRVQAGVHITGTAQNPVVSLASNPAMPERDILGYLFMGRPISRDSEEGDALAIGAGALIPNYGGAFADYGIVELDLDGLLNDNGGVRFRKRLSESWEISSTLGTESGIDLFYILDFD, encoded by the coding sequence ATGAGACGCTGGATTCTTGCCATATCTGTGCTGAGCCTCTTTTCTGGCCTGGCCTTGACTGCTTTCACCGGATGGTTGCTCAGCACAACGGCTGGAGCGGTCTGGCTGCTTGATACAGTTGCATCTGCCGCAGGAGCAGAGGTGACAAGCGATCGTGTCGAAGGCCGTCTGGCTGATGAGCTAATGATTGACACCCTTGTCTTTGCCTGGCCGGACACCCAGATAGAGGTTCACAAAATCAAGCTCGATTGGGACCCTCTCAGCGTCTTGGGGACGTCTCTGCAGATCCATCTTCTTGAAGTCGATCATTTTATCATTCGTGATTCCAGCCCAGAAAACATAGCGGACTCAAAGGACCAGGGCAGTGAAGGGGAACAGAGTGCCATCGACTTCTCCGTTGATGACCTCAGGTTCTTACCGGCCTGGCTGGTCCTGGAGATAGAAGAACTTCGCTTTGAAAATTTTATCCTTGAGGATTCGACGGGAGCAGTGACCATCTTCGACTCCATTTCCGGGGCATTTGTCGCCTCTCGGCAGCAGATTGTTTCTTCTGCGTTCAGCTACCTTTCACCCTTCGTTGATTTTAAAGGTCACTTTGACTGGGATCTTGAAACACCTCACCTGGAGATGATTGCGGACGTTCATCTGCCGGCAGAACTGGTCGATCACCAGATGTTCAAAGATATCGATGTTCCGGTTGATTTCCCGGGCGTCCTTTCGCTCGACGGCGACTGGAATGATTTCTCAGGGCCGGTCAGCTTTGGAACAGAGACAGAAGATTTTTCGAAAGTTTGGTTGGCGGCTGATGCACAAGGTTCCTGGCAGGGCATCAACTTTGATAATCTGCATGGCCATTACCTGGGAGGCCAGCTTGCAGGCGAGTTGGACCTCTGGTGGATTGATTCCTACCGTATTCACGGCAAGATTCTCGGTACCGGCCTGAACCCCGGCATTTTCCTGAATGATCTGCAGGGGCTCGCTACTCTGGATATCGCGGGTGAGCTTTTTGTTCCTTATGATGAAACACCTCTTACTGCCAGCATCAGTGCCAAGGTTGTTAATGGCCAACTGCGTGGCACAAACGTTTCCGGAGGTCTGGCGCTTGATTGGCAACACGGTGATTTGTATGAGATTGCCATCGATTTAAGTAGCGAGGACTCACGTCTGTTCATGCAGGGTAAACCTGCAGAACGTCTTGATATTGATGCGTCCACAAACGACCTGAGCTCGATCTACGCGGGCCTCACCGGGAGCTTGAACAGCTCGGGTTGGCTACGTTGGTCGGAGGGTTATCTGACCGGGGAGCTAAGTGGAGCAGGTTCTGATATCGCCTGGCATGAGGCTTCGTTAGAGAGCTTCACTTATCAGGGCCGCCACCTGGCAAAACAATCACCGATAGAACTCGTTATTGATGGCGAAGATTTACATCATGAGTTCATGCAGGTTGAGCAGCTGCATGCAGAAGTGTCCGGCTCTTTGCAAGCACACGATCTTTTACTCGCGATCAATGACCAGACAGCCAGGCTGAAGGCCAATTTGACAGGCAAGTACCTCGATGAGGCATGGAGAGGGCAACTCCTGACATTGACAGGTGAATCCTCTCGGCTCGGTTCCTGGTCTCTTAAGGAGCCATCAAACCTGGCATGGAGCGATGAAAGTTTCACCCTTGAGAATTTCGTTCTTGAGGGTTCAAGCGGTGGCTCTTTAGCGCTGGCAATCACAGACCTGGGTGCCTCCAGGGACTCAAGCTTGTCCCTCGACTGGTCCGACGTACGCCATGATTGGCTTGAATACCTGTATCCTCCCTTTCCTGTCTCCGGCAAAAGTTCGGGACAGTTCGTCATGAAGACAGTCGATCAAAAACCGGTCTCATTAATGGCGCAGCTGTCGGGAAATCTCAGCCTGCAAAATGATTACTCTCCCCTCGAGATTCCTTCTGTCACCCTCAACCTGGAATGGATTGATACGGGCCTTGGTCTTTATCTTTTAGCCAAGACAGAGGCAGGTGAACACATTGAACTCAACGTGGCCTCCACGCAACCACCAAGCTTAGAGGAGCTGCCTGAACAACTCTCTTTGGCGATGAATTGGCAAGATATTGACCTGAACCGTCTAAGCCCACTTCGCGAAGGGTTGCAAGTTCAGGGAAGCAGCCTCGGGCGTGCCGATTTTGAAATTCTTGACGGGGCACTGCAGCAGGCCAAAGCTGACTTCACAGCAGAGGCAAATATGCAGCTGGGAACAAAGGTTTTCGGTTTCAGTGCTCTGAATGCCGCTCTGTTCTGGGAAGAAAACAACTTTCACTCAGAGGCACAGGTCAAAGGGGTTCATGATGGCCTGTTGTCTGTAAAGATGACTTCGTCAGCAGACCCGGCTTACCGCTGGCCGGTCTCAGGCGACGTTGAGCTGTCGCTTGACAATTTCGACCTGCGCTCCTTAACGCCTTTCCTGACCGATAAGGTTGATCTTGTCGGCTTGATTCGTGGCAGCTCCAGTGGCTATTGGCGTGAGAATGGCGACATTGCCTTCCGGGGGGAGTTCGGTGCCGTTGATGACACGATAGCCTGGAAGCTTCAAGACGGTCAGGTGGCTGGTGCTTTTCAAGGTGCTGAAGTGGATTGGAATTGGCAGGGCAGTCACCTGGAGGGACAACTGGCGTTGCAACTGGAGTCAGGGGGCGATTTGCACGGCCGTTGGCAGCTTCCCTTCTCAGCCCATTGGCCATTCGATTTTAAAACCGACGGGCCGATCACGGCTGACCTTAAAGGTGGCGCGCAACTCTCCGAAATCATTCCATTCTTTGCTTCTGGTGTGCTCCAGGATGTGCGGGGAGAGGTTACCAGTGATCTGCGTATCTCCGGCTCCTTAACCTCTCCACAGTTTTCGGGAACCCTGGAGGTGTCAGACGCAGGCGCTTATCTGCCATTTACTGGAGCCACCATAGATGATCTGTTGTTGCACATATCTTTACAAGATGATGAAATTCATCTCGACAAGCTGCTTTTAAAAGCTGGAGAGGGGGAGCTGCTTGGCTCAGGTCTCGTAAAATTTGATCAATGGAAGCTCAAAGATTACAGCTTTGAGGTGTCGGGAGAGCGTCTGCATCTCTATAATTTCCCTGAATTACAACTTTTCGCCAGCCCTGATTTGAGATTCAGTGGAGATTTATCACGTTCGGAGGTAAAGGGCAGTATCCTGATTCCTGAGATGAATCTGATTGATAAGTCAACCGGGGAGCATTCCGTCCCCAGTGATGACGTCGTCATCTCAGGACAAGAAACTGATGAACGTAAGAAATTACAGTTCGATACGGATATCCAGGTGATTGTTGAGCTTGGTGAGAATGTGAAGGTCAAGACCGAAGGGGTGGAAACAAGGCTTGAGGGTGGTGTCACAATTACCAGGGACGAGAAGCGACATCTGGCAGGTTGGGGCGAGATTCGCCTGGTCGGCGGCACTTACAAGGCTTACGGGACAAGCCTGGCGATCAAGCAAGGGGTGATGAGCTATTCTGGCGATCCTCTCGTTAATCCCAAGCTACGGGTCTTCGCTGCGAGAGATGTTGGCAGGGTCCAGGCCGGAGTCCATATTACGGGTACTGCACAAAACCCGGTTGTGTCCCTGGCTTCAAATCCTGCTATGCCAGAAAGAGATATCCTCGGCTATCTCTTCATGGGCAGGCCTATCAGCAGAGATAGCGAGGAAGGTGATGCCCTGGCTATCGGCGCTGGAGCTCTTATCCCCAACTACGGTGGGGCCTTTGCCGATTATGGTATTGTCGAATTAGATCTCGATGGTTTACTGAATGATAATGGCGGGGTTCGTTTCCGCAAGCGTCTGTCCGAATCCTGGGAAATCAGTTCGACCTTGGGCACCGAAAGCGGTATTGATCTGTTTTACATCCTTGACTTTGATTGA
- a CDS encoding cytochrome C, with protein sequence MNKSILFFSLFFLLAVQGQANEAPSLSLGKTLFESTELGSKGKSCQTCHSQGKGLDMIGDFNDEELKDIINACLRDALGGKLISVESQEMVALLAYVRKFQKR encoded by the coding sequence ATGAATAAATCGATCCTTTTCTTCAGTCTGTTCTTCTTGCTTGCTGTTCAGGGCCAGGCAAACGAGGCGCCCTCTTTAAGCCTGGGGAAAACCCTTTTCGAATCTACGGAACTCGGTAGCAAAGGGAAAAGCTGCCAAACCTGTCATTCTCAAGGCAAAGGCCTGGATATGATCGGAGATTTTAACGACGAAGAACTTAAGGATATTATCAACGCCTGTCTTCGTGACGCTCTAGGCGGCAAACTCATCTCTGTGGAATCCCAGGAGATGGTGGCGTTGCTTGCATACGTGAGGAAGTTTCAAAAGAGATAA